The proteins below come from a single Pseudochaenichthys georgianus chromosome 14, fPseGeo1.2, whole genome shotgun sequence genomic window:
- the sap30l gene encoding histone deacetylase complex subunit SAP30L isoform X2: MNGFSTEEDSHDGPPAPPFYGQSCCLIEDGERCGRSAGNASFSKRIQKSISQKKLKLDIDKSVRHLYICDFHKNFIQSVRNKRKRKTSDDGGESPDHDVEVPEVDLFQLQVNTLRRYKRHYKLQTRPGLNKAQLAEVDSMQLARPSSVQMLPVCSAL, translated from the exons ATGAATGGATTTAGCACTGAGGAAGACAGCCACGATGGACCTCCGGCTCCGCCGTTTtatggacagagctgctgtctgaTCGAGGACGGAGAGCGCTGCGGCCGGTCAGCTGGAAACGCCTCCTTCAGCAAGAGGATCCAGAAGAGCATATCACAAAAGAAGCTCAAGCTTGACATTGACAAGAGC GTGAGACACCTCTACATCTGCGACTTCCATAAGAACTTCATCCAGAGCGTCCGCaacaagaggaagaggaagaccaGTGACGATGGAGGGGAGTCCCCGGATCACGACGTGGAGGTGCCTGAG GTGGACCTGTTCCAGCTGCAAGTGAACACGTTGAGACGCTACAAGCGACACTACAAGCTGCAGACCCGGCCTGGACTCAACAAGGCCCAGCTGGCAGAG gtggactccatgcagctgGCTCGGCCCTCGTCCGTACAAATGCTTCCTGTATGCAGCGCTCTCTGA
- the sap30l gene encoding histone deacetylase complex subunit SAP30L isoform X1, translating to MNGFSTEEDSHDGPPAPPFYGQSCCLIEDGERCGRSAGNASFSKRIQKSISQKKLKLDIDKSVRHLYICDFHKNFIQSVRNKRKRKTSDDGGESPDHDVEVPEVDLFQLQVNTLRRYKRHYKLQTRPGLNKAQLAETVSRHFRNIPVNEKETLTYFIYMVKSSKSRLDQKGDGGKPLD from the exons ATGAATGGATTTAGCACTGAGGAAGACAGCCACGATGGACCTCCGGCTCCGCCGTTTtatggacagagctgctgtctgaTCGAGGACGGAGAGCGCTGCGGCCGGTCAGCTGGAAACGCCTCCTTCAGCAAGAGGATCCAGAAGAGCATATCACAAAAGAAGCTCAAGCTTGACATTGACAAGAGC GTGAGACACCTCTACATCTGCGACTTCCATAAGAACTTCATCCAGAGCGTCCGCaacaagaggaagaggaagaccaGTGACGATGGAGGGGAGTCCCCGGATCACGACGTGGAGGTGCCTGAG GTGGACCTGTTCCAGCTGCAAGTGAACACGTTGAGACGCTACAAGCGACACTACAAGCTGCAGACCCGGCCTGGACTCAACAAGGCCCAGCTGGCAGAG ACGGTGAGTCGTCACTTCAGGAATATCCCGGTGAACGAGAAGGAGACTCTGACCTACTTTATTTACATGGTGAAGAGCAGCAAGAGCCGCTTGGACCAGAAAGGCGACGGCGGGAAACCGCTGGACTAA